One genomic window of Phycisphaeraceae bacterium includes the following:
- a CDS encoding aminotransferase class V-fold PLP-dependent enzyme, translating into MRRLYFDNAATSFPKPDRVFEAMDAFARSNGSSPRGRYREARDAADLVQTCRERIATLIGATNPEGIVFTLNTTDALNLAIHGMVEHRRRTEPGRPIHLVTSWLDHNSVLRVLNSLDGLGVEQTRIMPEPGTHHVTPGQVAAAIRKDTLLVAVNHASNVTGAVQPVAEIGRVCRVAGVPFLVDAAQSLGHVPVDVGEIGADLLAFPGHKGLLGPTGTGGLYIRRGMELLLEPVRQGGTGTRSEEDVQPRMLPDRFEPGSPNTVGIVGLSEGVRHLLDHGAESVREHERRLMEPILEGVSQGRFEGLSLLGPRDARGRVGVFSFVHESLSPVRIADLLEERFGILTRAGLHCAPLAHRMLGTDPPRGEGAVRLSLGPFLTGEEVEYACRALEEVCTERAPAGARRA; encoded by the coding sequence ATGCGCAGGCTCTACTTCGACAACGCGGCGACCAGTTTCCCCAAGCCCGACAGGGTCTTCGAGGCGATGGATGCGTTTGCACGCTCCAACGGCTCCTCGCCCAGGGGCCGGTACCGGGAGGCCCGTGACGCGGCGGACCTCGTGCAGACGTGCCGCGAGCGGATCGCCACGCTCATCGGCGCGACCAACCCGGAGGGGATCGTGTTCACGCTGAACACGACCGATGCGCTGAACCTCGCGATTCACGGCATGGTCGAGCACCGCCGGCGGACCGAGCCGGGGAGGCCGATCCACCTCGTCACCAGTTGGCTCGACCACAACTCGGTGCTGCGGGTGCTCAACTCGCTCGACGGCCTCGGAGTCGAGCAGACAAGGATCATGCCCGAGCCGGGCACGCACCACGTCACGCCGGGGCAGGTCGCGGCGGCGATCCGGAAGGACACGCTTCTTGTCGCGGTGAACCACGCCAGCAACGTCACCGGCGCCGTGCAGCCTGTTGCCGAGATCGGCCGGGTCTGCCGCGTTGCGGGGGTTCCCTTTCTCGTTGATGCGGCCCAGTCGCTCGGCCACGTCCCTGTCGACGTCGGCGAGATCGGGGCGGACCTGCTGGCCTTTCCGGGGCACAAGGGGTTGCTCGGTCCGACCGGGACGGGTGGGCTGTACATCCGCCGCGGGATGGAACTGCTGCTGGAACCGGTGCGGCAAGGCGGCACCGGGACCAGATCAGAAGAGGACGTTCAGCCGCGGATGCTGCCGGACCGGTTTGAGCCGGGGTCGCCGAACACCGTCGGGATTGTCGGGCTTTCCGAGGGGGTTCGGCACCTGCTTGATCACGGGGCCGAGTCGGTACGCGAGCACGAGCGGCGTCTCATGGAGCCGATTCTCGAGGGCGTCTCCCAGGGCCGGTTCGAGGGGCTCTCGCTGCTTGGGCCTCGTGACGCACGCGGTCGCGTCGGGGTGTTCTCGTTCGTGCACGAGTCGCTGTCTCCGGTGCGGATCGCGGACCTGCTCGAGGAGCGGTTCGGCATCCTCACACGGGCGGGGCTCCACTGTGCGCCGCTGGCGCACCGGATGCTGGGCACCGATCCGCCACGCGGCGAGGGCGCGGTGCGGCTGAGCCTGGGGCCTTTCCTGACTGGGGAGGAGGTTGAGTATGCGTGCCGGGCGCTCGAAGAGGTGTGCACCGAGAGGGCGCCGGCGGGGGCGCGGCGGGCGTAG
- the gcvT gene encoding glycine cleavage system aminomethyltransferase GcvT, producing the protein MLRTPLHQFHIDHGAKMVEFAGWEMPLSYAGVNGSPGGLTEEHLQVRSAGGLFDVSHMGRVKMTGRHARRLLERLCTRRIGDMQVGQCRYSLVCNENGGVRDDVIVYRNDDDDFLVVVNASNREKLLGHFEQVRTAGDMSVKIDDQTAGTAMVALQGPKVMPLISKFSNEIPSLKRYRFAVKNLLVLKLVVSRTGYTGEDGVEVILPAMAVGMAMKMLLKDAGMDRSDAIIRPAGLGARDTLRLEAGMPLYGHELGEEFDALSSGLDFAIALDKDSDERGEKFIGMDALRRIRDNGGPARRLVGLRLEGKRSARQGMAVKAGSKAVGVVTSGCPSPTLGYPIAMAYVDKEFAVAGTELAVDTGREAVMEAAIVPMPFYKAPKVG; encoded by the coding sequence TTGCTCCGCACGCCGCTGCACCAGTTCCACATTGATCACGGGGCCAAGATGGTCGAGTTCGCCGGCTGGGAGATGCCGCTGAGCTACGCGGGGGTGAACGGGTCGCCCGGCGGGCTGACCGAGGAGCACCTCCAGGTCCGGTCTGCGGGCGGGCTCTTCGACGTGTCGCACATGGGCCGGGTCAAGATGACCGGCCGGCACGCCCGGCGGCTGCTGGAGCGGCTCTGCACGCGCCGGATCGGCGACATGCAGGTCGGCCAGTGCCGGTACTCACTGGTGTGCAACGAGAACGGCGGCGTGCGCGACGACGTCATCGTGTACCGGAATGACGACGACGACTTCCTCGTTGTGGTGAACGCGAGCAATCGCGAGAAACTGCTCGGCCACTTCGAGCAGGTGCGCACCGCAGGGGACATGTCGGTCAAGATCGACGACCAGACCGCAGGCACCGCGATGGTGGCCCTGCAGGGCCCGAAGGTGATGCCGCTGATCTCGAAGTTCAGCAACGAGATCCCGTCGCTCAAGCGGTACCGGTTCGCGGTGAAGAACCTGCTGGTCCTCAAGCTCGTGGTCAGCCGGACGGGGTACACGGGCGAGGACGGCGTCGAGGTCATCCTGCCCGCAATGGCCGTCGGGATGGCGATGAAGATGCTGCTCAAGGATGCCGGGATGGACCGCTCCGACGCGATCATCCGTCCGGCGGGCCTCGGCGCGCGGGACACCCTGCGGCTGGAGGCGGGGATGCCCCTGTACGGCCACGAACTCGGCGAGGAGTTCGACGCGCTCTCATCGGGCCTCGATTTCGCGATCGCGCTCGACAAGGACTCCGACGAGCGGGGCGAAAAGTTTATCGGCATGGACGCGCTGCGGCGCATCCGCGACAACGGCGGACCGGCGCGCCGGCTTGTCGGTCTGCGGCTCGAGGGGAAGCGCAGCGCCCGCCAGGGGATGGCCGTCAAGGCCGGGAGCAAGGCGGTGGGCGTCGTCACCAGCGGCTGCCCGAGCCCGACGCTCGGGTACCCGATCGCCATGGCCTATGTGGACAAGGAGTTCGCGGTGGCCGGAACCGAACTTGCCGTGGACACCGGCCGGGAGGCGGTGATGGAGGCGGCAATCGTGCCGATGCCGTTCTACAAGGCGCCGAAGGTCGGCTAG
- the panC gene encoding pantoate--beta-alanine ligase — MDVLTDANDLPRLAGCRLVPTMGALHEGHLSLLREARRRGDGPVVATIFVNPTQFGPSEDLSKYPRTLDADLAACKEAGADAVFVPSADVVYPPESPPLVPALPPVATTPGLEDRVRPGHFAGVCQVVLRLFDLTRPSLAVFGEKDWQQLQVVRAMVAQERLDVQIIQAPTLREPGGLAMSSRNRFLSEDDRRRALAISAALCEAQRAREADEAEGMMVGVLAAAGIQPDYAVARDAESLLPPSPGPGESRPIRLLVAARVGPIRLLDNAPWEPATRGRA, encoded by the coding sequence ATGGACGTGCTGACGGACGCCAACGACCTGCCACGACTCGCCGGCTGCCGGCTCGTCCCGACCATGGGCGCCCTCCACGAGGGCCACCTGAGCCTGCTCCGCGAGGCCCGCCGCCGCGGCGATGGACCGGTCGTCGCGACGATCTTCGTCAACCCGACCCAGTTCGGCCCGTCCGAGGACCTCTCGAAGTACCCCCGCACACTCGACGCCGACCTCGCCGCCTGCAAGGAGGCCGGCGCCGATGCGGTGTTCGTTCCCAGCGCCGATGTCGTCTACCCGCCCGAGTCGCCGCCGCTGGTCCCCGCGCTGCCGCCGGTTGCGACAACCCCAGGACTCGAGGACCGCGTGCGCCCCGGCCACTTCGCCGGAGTCTGCCAGGTCGTGCTGCGGCTGTTCGACCTGACGCGGCCGAGCCTCGCCGTCTTCGGCGAGAAGGACTGGCAGCAGTTGCAGGTCGTCCGCGCGATGGTGGCGCAGGAACGTCTGGATGTGCAGATCATCCAGGCGCCGACGCTGCGAGAACCCGGCGGTCTGGCCATGAGCAGCAGGAACCGATTCCTCTCGGAGGACGATCGTCGGCGTGCTCTGGCAATCAGCGCCGCCCTCTGCGAGGCGCAGCGTGCCCGCGAGGCGGACGAGGCCGAAGGGATGATGGTCGGAGTCCTTGCCGCCGCGGGGATCCAGCCCGACTATGCCGTGGCGCGCGATGCAGAGAGCCTGCTCCCGCCCTCGCCCGGTCCGGGCGAGTCACGGCCGATCCGTCTGCTGGTCGCTGCGCGGGTGGGGCCCATCCGGCTGCTGGACAACGCGCCGTGGGAGCCGGCGACGAGGGGTCGCGCATGA
- the yajC gene encoding preprotein translocase subunit YajC, with translation MFEAAELGSQTVWTLAQAGGGELVAPGNPASPGAATGPGVTTPGAGTTGAAGGGQGQTPGGFGGFGLLPVLMLAFLGFIIISSVMGQRKEKRKREAMMSSLSRHDRVQTIGGIIGTIVELKSDEVILKVDENSNTRIRFSRAAIQQVLKSANSGTPEQPALEVKVGQQQGAGV, from the coding sequence ATGTTCGAGGCGGCGGAACTCGGATCTCAGACGGTGTGGACTCTGGCGCAGGCGGGTGGTGGCGAGTTGGTCGCTCCCGGGAATCCGGCGTCGCCGGGCGCGGCAACAGGCCCGGGCGTAACCACTCCGGGTGCGGGCACGACCGGGGCGGCGGGCGGCGGGCAGGGGCAGACGCCGGGTGGGTTCGGGGGTTTTGGTCTGCTGCCGGTGCTGATGCTCGCGTTCCTCGGGTTCATCATCATCTCGTCGGTGATGGGCCAGCGGAAGGAGAAGCGCAAGCGCGAGGCGATGATGTCGTCGCTGTCGCGTCACGACCGGGTGCAGACGATCGGCGGGATCATCGGGACGATCGTTGAGCTGAAGTCCGACGAAGTGATCCTGAAGGTTGATGAGAACAGCAACACGCGGATCCGCTTCTCGAGGGCGGCGATCCAGCAGGTGCTCAAGTCGGCGAACAGCGGTACGCCCGAGCAGCCGGCGCTGGAGGTCAAGGTCGGGCAGCAGCAGGGGGCCGGCGTGTAA
- a CDS encoding NUDIX hydrolase: protein MEKPREVDRRVLHKGRKFDLEQVTLATSSGRRMTREVVRHPGAVVVVPVLADGRLVMIRNYRFAVGETLYEFCAGTLEPPEPPAECARRELIEETGYEAAEMEGLGSFYTTSGMTDERMHAFIARRLTEVGQRLEEDEQIEVVLKSPEEALAMVDSGELVDAKSIVALLRAHRLGRLRP, encoded by the coding sequence GTGGAGAAGCCCAGGGAAGTGGACCGGCGGGTGCTGCACAAGGGGCGGAAGTTCGACCTTGAGCAGGTGACTCTCGCAACGAGTTCCGGCCGGCGGATGACGCGCGAGGTCGTGCGGCATCCGGGCGCCGTCGTCGTGGTCCCGGTACTGGCGGACGGTCGGCTGGTGATGATCCGCAACTACCGGTTCGCGGTCGGGGAGACGCTCTACGAGTTCTGCGCGGGAACGCTCGAGCCGCCGGAGCCGCCGGCGGAATGCGCCCGGCGGGAACTGATCGAGGAGACGGGGTACGAGGCGGCCGAGATGGAGGGGCTCGGATCCTTTTATACGACCTCGGGGATGACCGATGAGAGGATGCACGCCTTCATCGCGCGGCGCCTGACCGAGGTGGGGCAGCGGCTCGAGGAGGATGAGCAGATCGAGGTGGTCCTCAAGTCGCCGGAGGAGGCACTGGCGATGGTGGACTCGGGGGAACTGGTGGACGCCAAGTCGATCGTGGCCCTGCTCAGGGCGCACCGGCTGGGCAGGCTGAGGCCGTAG
- a CDS encoding queuine tRNA-ribosyltransferase, whose product MSLTLQIEARSRRCQARTGRVVTPNGSFEVPAFMPVGTRATIKGVLPSLVREIGAQIVLANTYHLMLRPGERIVAGQGGLHRFMNWSGPILTDSGGYQAYSMADLNTVTDDGVTFRSVVDGSRVHLSPERAIEVQNLLGADIIMAFDDCPPSVDPGAAPVNQTRLREAARRDSRGASYDHAKRLREANERTVRWLERCRDAHMGGPRAADQALFGIVQGGTDLEQRAWSVSRVCGIELPGYAIGGVAVGEEFEQIAGVVRHTAPLLPESKPRYLMGVGYERDLLAAVCAGVDMFDCVLPTRNGRNASAFTSTGAIRLRNSVHAEDGGPIEAGCDCPACAGAGGDGGSESHFSRAYIRHLFLAEEMLGPILVTLHNLRHFQRFMADLRRTIREDDWSRFVKRWPVAREGLPSALSAPVGGVGEQA is encoded by the coding sequence ATGAGCCTGACGCTGCAGATCGAAGCGCGGTCGCGCCGGTGCCAGGCCAGGACGGGCCGGGTGGTGACGCCCAACGGGAGTTTCGAGGTGCCGGCGTTCATGCCGGTCGGCACGCGGGCGACCATCAAGGGCGTGCTGCCGTCGCTGGTGCGGGAGATCGGGGCACAGATCGTGCTCGCGAACACGTACCACCTGATGCTGCGGCCGGGGGAGCGGATCGTCGCCGGGCAGGGGGGGCTGCACCGGTTCATGAACTGGTCCGGGCCGATCCTGACGGATTCGGGCGGGTACCAGGCGTATTCGATGGCGGACCTCAACACGGTGACCGACGACGGGGTGACGTTCCGCTCGGTGGTGGATGGATCGCGGGTTCACCTGTCGCCCGAGCGGGCGATCGAGGTGCAGAACCTGCTCGGGGCGGACATCATCATGGCGTTCGACGACTGCCCGCCGAGCGTGGATCCCGGGGCCGCGCCGGTGAACCAGACGCGGCTGCGGGAGGCGGCTCGGCGCGATTCAAGAGGAGCGTCGTACGACCATGCGAAGCGGCTGAGGGAGGCCAACGAGCGGACGGTGCGATGGCTGGAGCGGTGCCGGGACGCGCACATGGGAGGGCCGCGAGCGGCGGACCAGGCGCTCTTCGGGATCGTTCAGGGCGGGACGGATCTGGAGCAGCGTGCGTGGTCGGTGTCTCGGGTGTGCGGCATCGAACTGCCGGGGTACGCGATCGGCGGGGTCGCGGTCGGTGAGGAGTTCGAGCAGATCGCTGGGGTGGTGCGGCACACCGCGCCGCTGCTGCCGGAGAGCAAGCCGCGGTATCTGATGGGCGTGGGGTACGAGCGGGACCTGCTCGCGGCGGTGTGCGCGGGGGTGGACATGTTCGACTGCGTGCTGCCGACGCGGAACGGCCGGAACGCGAGCGCGTTTACCTCGACGGGGGCGATCCGGCTGCGGAACTCGGTGCACGCGGAGGACGGGGGGCCGATCGAGGCGGGGTGTGATTGCCCGGCGTGCGCGGGGGCGGGGGGCGACGGGGGGAGCGAAAGTCACTTTTCCCGCGCCTATATTCGGCATCTGTTCCTCGCGGAGGAGATGCTCGGACCGATTCTTGTCACGCTGCATAACCTGAGGCACTTCCAGCGCTTCATGGCTGACCTGAGGCGAACAATCCGCGAGGATGACTGGAGTCGGTTTGTGAAGCGGTGGCCCGTGGCACGCGAGGGGCTTCCGTCGGCGCTGTCCGCGCCGGTGGGCGGCGTCGGCGAACAGGCGTGA
- a CDS encoding rhomboid family intramembrane serine protease, translated as MGLADRDYYRARSGGGGAVRPSDRVWSLKPVSVNTWLIVINILVFVVGGTLLHGKDWSVAGSWAFPEGTTQEQMRLSWVDEKVTFKVPDGPGHMFYHPVYVPRVDSAGKVRMGPDGKPAAYEPVGRQEVLRLPILTAIGHFSTGKAFIQYEVWRFITFQFLHANWMHIAFNMLGLYFVGGMVEQRLGGKRYLAFYLMCGICGALVYLFLNLLGYLNINLPGVLFSDPYTPLVGASAGVFGVLLAAAYLYPREIVDVLFILPMELRTAVYAFTALAVVNLFMGGNNAGGDAAHVGGAIAGAYFIRHPHLLNEFFDIFGRSAPAAARKPGVARAVFDDPEIDRIMAKASQHGLASLSDGERRALRSAREGLG; from the coding sequence ATGGGGCTGGCGGATCGAGACTACTACAGGGCGAGGAGCGGCGGCGGCGGCGCTGTGCGCCCGAGCGATCGCGTGTGGAGCCTCAAGCCCGTGTCGGTGAACACGTGGCTGATCGTGATCAACATCCTGGTCTTTGTCGTGGGTGGCACGCTGCTGCACGGCAAGGACTGGTCGGTCGCTGGTTCATGGGCGTTCCCGGAGGGGACGACGCAGGAGCAGATGCGGCTGTCGTGGGTGGACGAGAAGGTCACGTTCAAGGTTCCCGATGGGCCGGGGCATATGTTCTACCACCCGGTATACGTGCCGCGGGTGGACTCGGCGGGGAAGGTCAGGATGGGGCCGGATGGCAAGCCCGCCGCGTACGAGCCGGTGGGGCGGCAGGAGGTGCTGCGGCTGCCGATCCTCACGGCGATCGGGCACTTCTCGACGGGGAAGGCGTTCATTCAGTACGAGGTGTGGCGGTTCATCACGTTCCAGTTCCTGCATGCCAACTGGATGCACATCGCGTTCAACATGCTGGGGCTGTACTTTGTCGGCGGGATGGTCGAGCAGCGGCTGGGGGGGAAGCGGTACCTGGCGTTCTACCTGATGTGCGGCATCTGCGGCGCGCTGGTGTACCTGTTCCTGAACCTGCTGGGGTACCTCAACATCAACCTGCCGGGGGTGCTGTTCTCGGATCCGTACACGCCGCTGGTGGGGGCGTCGGCGGGGGTGTTCGGCGTGCTGCTGGCCGCGGCGTATCTGTACCCGCGGGAGATCGTGGATGTGCTGTTCATCCTGCCGATGGAGCTGCGGACGGCGGTGTACGCGTTCACGGCGCTGGCGGTGGTGAACCTGTTCATGGGAGGGAACAACGCGGGGGGCGATGCGGCGCACGTGGGCGGGGCGATTGCGGGGGCGTACTTCATCCGGCACCCGCACCTGCTCAACGAGTTCTTCGACATCTTCGGGAGATCGGCGCCGGCCGCGGCCCGGAAGCCCGGGGTGGCGAGGGCGGTGTTCGACGATCCGGAGATCGACCGCATCATGGCCAAGGCGAGCCAGCACGGGCTGGCGAGCCTGAGCGACGGGGAGCGGCGGGCGCTGCGGTCGGCGCGCGAGGGGTTGGGATGA
- the eno gene encoding phosphopyruvate hydratase: MLFEIDRIHARQILDSRGNPTVEVDVELAGGAMGRAAVPSGASTGEHEAVELRDGDKGKYGGKGVRKAVANVNERIAAAVVGMDARDQEGVDAAMIELDGSATKASLGANAVLGVSIAVAKAAAEASGLPLFRYLGGSAAKVMPVPMLNILNGGKHADNTVDFQEFMIQPWGFDDFGEAMRAGVEIYHALKKVLHDKGLSTAVGDEGGFAPNLKSNEEALKIIEEAVGRAKYKWGEQIFVALDPATSECWNEAAADKKAKKPGYKMFKSSGEVLSSDDMIELWASWCKKYPIRSIEDGLAENDWAGWKKLTARLGDRVQLVGDDLFVTNRKFLSRGLSEGCGNAILVKVNQIGTLSETFDAVNLAMRNRYSAVLSHRSGETEDSTIADIAVATNCGQIKTGAPCRSDRNAKYNQLLRIAEMLGDDAVYGAATWNR; encoded by the coding sequence ATGCTCTTCGAGATTGATCGAATCCACGCCCGTCAGATCCTTGATTCCCGCGGCAACCCGACGGTTGAGGTCGACGTTGAACTCGCGGGTGGCGCGATGGGGCGGGCCGCGGTGCCGTCGGGCGCTTCCACGGGGGAGCACGAGGCGGTGGAACTCCGCGACGGGGACAAGGGCAAGTACGGCGGGAAGGGGGTGCGCAAGGCGGTCGCCAATGTCAACGAGCGCATCGCCGCGGCGGTGGTCGGGATGGACGCGCGGGACCAAGAGGGCGTGGACGCGGCGATGATCGAACTCGACGGCTCGGCGACGAAGGCGTCGCTCGGGGCGAACGCGGTGCTGGGGGTGTCGATCGCGGTGGCGAAGGCCGCCGCGGAGGCGTCGGGGTTGCCGCTGTTCCGGTACCTGGGCGGGTCGGCGGCGAAGGTGATGCCGGTGCCGATGCTGAACATCCTGAACGGGGGGAAGCACGCGGACAACACGGTGGATTTCCAGGAGTTCATGATCCAGCCGTGGGGCTTCGACGATTTCGGCGAGGCGATGCGAGCGGGCGTGGAGATCTACCACGCGCTGAAGAAGGTGCTCCACGACAAGGGGTTGTCGACGGCGGTGGGTGACGAGGGCGGGTTTGCGCCGAACCTCAAGAGCAACGAGGAGGCGCTGAAGATCATCGAGGAGGCGGTGGGGCGGGCGAAGTACAAATGGGGGGAGCAGATCTTCGTCGCCCTCGACCCCGCCACGAGCGAGTGCTGGAACGAGGCCGCCGCGGACAAGAAGGCGAAGAAGCCGGGCTACAAGATGTTCAAGAGTTCCGGCGAGGTGCTGTCGAGCGACGACATGATCGAGTTGTGGGCGTCGTGGTGCAAGAAGTACCCGATCCGGTCGATCGAGGACGGGCTGGCGGAGAACGACTGGGCGGGGTGGAAGAAGCTCACCGCGAGGCTGGGGGACCGGGTGCAGCTCGTGGGCGACGACCTGTTCGTGACGAACCGGAAGTTCCTGTCGCGGGGGCTGTCGGAGGGGTGCGGGAACGCGATCCTGGTGAAGGTGAACCAGATCGGGACGCTGTCGGAGACGTTCGATGCGGTGAACCTGGCGATGCGGAACCGCTACTCGGCGGTGCTGTCGCACCGGTCGGGCGAGACCGAGGATTCGACGATCGCGGACATCGCGGTGGCGACCAACTGCGGGCAGATCAAGACCGGCGCGCCGTGCAGGTCGGACCGGAACGCGAAGTACAACCAGTTGCTGCGGATCGCCGAGATGCTGGGGGATGATGCGGTGTACGGTGCGGCGACGTGGAACCGCTGA